In Phyllopteryx taeniolatus isolate TA_2022b chromosome 13, UOR_Ptae_1.2, whole genome shotgun sequence, the following are encoded in one genomic region:
- the LOC133487570 gene encoding gap junction alpha-10 protein-like codes for MGDWNLLGSILEEVHIHSTIVGKIWLTILFIFRMLILGAAAEDVWDDEQSAFVCNTDQPGCKAVCYDRAFPISLIRFWVLQVIFVSAPSLVYMGHALYCIQALEKERHRKRIQLKEEMDEAELALDEHKRLERELRKLDELRKVKKAPLRGSLLRTYIIHIFTRSVVEVFFILGQYIFYGVQIQPLYKCERMPCPNSVDCYISRPTEKTIFMVFMIAIAGVSLFLNILEISHLGIRKIKKALFGQRYMEDDSLIFKSKRKVSLPHHCVMSHVSPYNGPLSQTFKVIPEEDMKPPHYPGLKTSHESSRNNSMAYVGHIQTNYICPQPRIPRQSDQNYIISKTHQGPEVLTAIVDHHLGLESVVSKAEGSVSSPHKDTHQREHIDASHLEVLLCDSAKRPSSTNKLEDDRRDSVGSELLVPKPRKASFMFRPPSESLSSVSRSTSSSLHSSEESDELGSLQGDTLMMPPATGRRMSMSVFLDISSIMKK; via the exons ATGGGTGACTGGAACCTGCTGGGCAGCATCCTGGAAGAGGTCCACATTCATTCGACCATCGTGGGCAAGATCTGGCTTAccattctcttcatttttcGCATGTTGATCCTGGGGGCAGCTGCTGAGGATGTATGGGATGATGAGCAGTCAGCATTTGTGTGCAACACTGACCAACCGGGTTGCAAGGCAGTCTGCTATGATCGTGCCTTCCCCATCTCGCTCATTCGCTTCTGGGTCTTGCAGGTAATCTTCGTCTCTGCACCCTCACTAGTTTACATGGGCCATGCCCTCTACTGCATCCAAGCCCTGGAGAAGGAGCGGCATAGGAAACGGATACAGCTGAAGGAGGAGATGGATGAGGCAGAACTGGCATTGGATGAGCATAAACGACTAGAGAGGGAGCTGAGGAAGCTGGACGAACTGCGAAAGGTAAAAAAGGCACCTCTTCGAGGCTCCCTCTTGAGAACCTACATCATTCATATCTTTACACGCTCAGTAGTGGAGGTGTTTTTCATCCTTGGACAATACATTTTCTACGGTGTCCAAATTCAGCCACTGTATAAATGTGAGAGGATGCCTTGCCCCAACAGTGTAGACTGTTATATCTCTCGGCCAACAGAGAAGACCATCTTCATGGTTTTCATGATAGCCATTGCTGGTGTCTCACTTTTCCTCAACATTCTGGAAATATCCCACCTCGGcatcaggaaaataaaaaaggccCTCTTTGGACAGAGATACATGGAAGATGACAGTTTAATTTTCAAGTCAAAGAGGAAGGTATCATTGCCACATCATTGTGTGATGAGTCACGTGTCACCTTACAATGGACCTTTGAGTCAGACCTTCAAAGTAATACCAGAAGAAGATATGAAGCCTCCTCATTATCCTGGGCTCAAAACAAGCCATGAGTCTTCAaggaacaacagcatggcttaTGTGGGGCACATTCAGACCAACTACATCTGCCCGCAACCCAGAATACCACGCCAATCGGACCAGAACTATATAATTTCCAAAACTCATCAAGGTCCAGAGGTACTCACAGCAATAGTGGACCACCATCTGGGTTTGGAATCTGTGGTGTCTAAAGCAGAAGGAAGTGTATCAAGCCCTCACAAGGATACCCATCAGAGAGAGCATATTGATGCCAGCCATTTAGAGGTTCTTCTGTGCGATAGCGCTAAAAGACCATCTTCTACCAACAAGCTTGAGGATGATCGCAGGGACTCAGTGGGAAGTGAGCTCCTTGTACCCAAACCTCGAAAAGCCAGCTTTATGTTCAGGCCACCATCTGAAAGTTTGTCATCAGTCAGTCGTTCAACAAGTTCTTCCTTACATTCCTCTGAAGAATCAGATGAACTGGGCTCGCTGCAGGGGGACACGCTCATGATGCCGCCTGCCACGGGGCGAAGAATGTCAATG AGTGTGTTTCTGGATATTTCATCTATCATGAAGAAGTAG